Proteins from a genomic interval of Yoonia sp. GPGPB17:
- a CDS encoding GFA family protein yields the protein MTTHRGSCLCGAVTFTVTGELPEINACHCTACRKHSGHYEASVDIPRTALQVNGAAHVGWYQSSEKVRRGFCTICGSTLFWDPVFQDWTAVAMGAFDTPTGTKLGRHIFVSEKGDYYDIADGLPQNQT from the coding sequence ATGACAACACATCGTGGAAGCTGTCTTTGCGGCGCGGTGACGTTCACCGTCACCGGTGAATTGCCAGAGATCAACGCCTGCCATTGCACCGCGTGCCGCAAGCATTCCGGCCATTATGAGGCCTCAGTCGACATCCCGCGCACGGCACTCCAGGTCAATGGTGCGGCGCATGTGGGATGGTATCAGTCGTCCGAAAAGGTCCGACGCGGGTTCTGCACTATCTGCGGATCGACCTTGTTTTGGGACCCGGTGTTTCAGGACTGGACAGCAGTAGCGATGGGGGCCTTTGATACGCCAACGGGGACCAAACTGGGGCGCCACATTTTTGTCAGCGAAAAAGGCGATTACTACGATATCGCGGACGGGTTGCCACAGAACCAGACCTGA
- the cobT gene encoding nicotinate-nucleotide--dimethylbenzimidazole phosphoribosyltransferase has translation MQAPFTTVSTFRDVLAGAPGPDATAITGAQDRNAQLTKPPGALGRLEDLAIWYAGWRGDAQPQVTAPQVIIFAGNHGVCAQGVSAFPPEVTVQMVANFEHGGAAINQLSKAFGAKMDVYPLALDTPTADFTTTPAMTEDAFIEALQTGWTAVDPDADLLVTGEMGIGNTTSAAAVAAAVLGGEAADWTGRGTGVDDAGLARKTDVVARGLALHATSDPLGALRCFGGRELAAMAGAIAAARYHRIPVILDGFICCAAAAALHKAVDGALDHAVAGHLSAEGAHQRMLDALGKEPLLRLGLRLGEGSGAALAIGVLKGAIACHSGMATFAEAGVSDA, from the coding sequence ATGCAAGCGCCATTTACGACCGTTTCCACCTTCCGTGATGTTTTGGCTGGAGCCCCGGGGCCAGACGCGACCGCCATTACGGGCGCGCAGGACCGCAACGCGCAATTGACCAAACCACCCGGCGCGCTGGGCCGTTTAGAGGATCTTGCGATCTGGTACGCAGGCTGGCGCGGCGATGCGCAACCACAGGTCACGGCACCTCAGGTGATCATTTTTGCAGGCAATCATGGTGTCTGCGCGCAGGGCGTATCCGCCTTTCCACCCGAGGTGACCGTGCAAATGGTCGCCAACTTTGAACACGGCGGGGCCGCGATCAATCAGCTGTCGAAAGCTTTTGGGGCAAAGATGGATGTTTATCCGCTAGCCCTCGACACACCGACGGCAGATTTCACCACGACACCGGCCATGACCGAGGATGCATTCATCGAAGCCCTGCAGACTGGCTGGACCGCCGTTGATCCAGATGCCGATCTTTTGGTGACGGGCGAAATGGGCATTGGCAATACCACATCTGCTGCGGCGGTGGCCGCCGCCGTTCTTGGCGGCGAGGCTGCAGATTGGACCGGGCGTGGCACAGGCGTTGATGACGCCGGATTGGCGCGCAAAACAGATGTTGTCGCGCGTGGTTTGGCCCTGCACGCCACCTCTGATCCTTTAGGGGCTTTACGCTGTTTTGGCGGGCGTGAGTTGGCGGCAATGGCGGGCGCGATTGCGGCTGCGCGCTACCACCGTATTCCGGTGATCCTTGATGGCTTCATCTGCTGTGCCGCCGCCGCGGCCTTGCACAAGGCGGTCGATGGTGCGCTGGATCACGCGGTTGCGGGCCACTTGAGTGCGGAAGGCGCGCATCAGCGCATGCTGGATGCGCTAGGCAAGGAACCCTTGCTGCGGCTGGGCCTTCGTTTGGGTGAAGGCTCTGGCGCGGCTCTGGCGATTGGCGTGTTGAAGGGGGCCATTGCCTGCCATTCGGGCATGGCGACCTTTGCCGAAGCTGGTGTGAGTGACGCCTAA
- a CDS encoding adenosylcobinamide-GDP ribazoletransferase, giving the protein MYKHDNALIDRVDLPAALGLLTRLPILVDSARAMERGAASAWAYPLVGVVVGVILAAATALMLAIGIPAGIVAGLVLAGSVVMTGAMHEDGLADSADGLWGGWDKARRLEIMKDSHIGVYGVCAIALSLLIRWLALVVIVSMGAYWVAFITAGAVSRASMVVVMAALPNARDGGLSRNVGRPASATTWLAVGIAAGFALLCGYLGVTLVAALSILGCILIAHAKIGGQTGDILGAAQQVTEITVLIAIVVMST; this is encoded by the coding sequence TTGTACAAACACGACAATGCTTTGATTGATCGGGTTGATCTGCCAGCCGCATTGGGTTTGCTGACGCGACTGCCGATCTTAGTGGATAGCGCGCGGGCGATGGAGCGCGGGGCAGCGTCGGCCTGGGCCTATCCGTTGGTGGGTGTTGTGGTCGGTGTCATCCTTGCGGCGGCCACAGCGCTAATGCTGGCCATCGGCATCCCAGCAGGGATCGTTGCCGGGCTGGTATTGGCCGGGTCTGTCGTCATGACCGGTGCGATGCATGAAGACGGGTTGGCTGATAGTGCGGATGGTCTGTGGGGCGGCTGGGACAAGGCGCGCCGGTTGGAGATCATGAAAGACAGCCATATCGGCGTGTATGGCGTCTGTGCGATTGCGTTGTCGCTGTTGATCCGTTGGCTGGCCTTGGTGGTGATCGTGTCAATGGGCGCTTACTGGGTGGCCTTTATTACGGCGGGCGCGGTCAGCCGGGCCAGCATGGTCGTGGTCATGGCGGCACTGCCCAATGCCCGCGATGGGGGACTAAGCCGGAACGTTGGCCGCCCGGCTTCGGCAACAACATGGTTGGCTGTCGGGATCGCCGCAGGGTTTGCGCTGCTGTGCGGTTACCTAGGGGTCACGCTGGTCGCCGCTTTATCCATATTGGGCTGTATTTTGATTGCTCACGCAAAAATTGGCGGACAGACTGGCGATATTCTGGGGGCAGCCCAGCAGGTCACTGAAATCACCGTTCTGATCGCAATTGTCGTGATGAGCACCTAA
- a CDS encoding 2Fe-2S iron-sulfur cluster-binding protein, with translation MAKITYVEHGGKEHVVDVANGLTVMEGARDNGIPGIEADCGGACACSTCHVYVDDAWVEKLPAKDAMEEDMLDFAYEPDPAKSRLTCQLKVTDDLDGLRVQMPEKQI, from the coding sequence ATGGCCAAGATTACCTACGTTGAACATGGCGGCAAAGAGCATGTTGTTGATGTTGCCAATGGGCTGACTGTGATGGAAGGCGCACGCGACAATGGTATTCCGGGGATCGAAGCGGACTGCGGCGGTGCTTGCGCCTGTTCCACCTGCCACGTCTATGTCGATGACGCATGGGTGGAAAAGCTGCCTGCCAAGGATGCCATGGAAGAAGACATGCTGGACTTTGCCTATGAGCCTGATCCCGCGAAATCACGCCTGACGTGCCAGTTGAAGGTCACCGATGACTTGGACGGTCTGCGCGTGCAGATGCCGGAAAAACAGATTTGA
- the hflC gene encoding protease modulator HflC yields MRKSAFLLPAIAVIVIGALSSVFIVDERQKALVLQFGQIVKVQEEPGLGFKIPLIQEVVRYDDRILSRDLEPLEVTPSDDRRLVVDAFARYRIADVEQFRRAVGAGGEEAAARRLDSILRAETREVLGSVSSNDILSVDRAALMLRIRNSAIAEARALGLQVIDVRLKRTDLPIENLNATYERMKAERDREAADERARGNEAAQLIRAQADRTVIELVSEAEREGQIIQGEADARRNEIFAEAFGADPEFFEFYRSMTAYQRSLQPGNSTMVLSPDNDFFNFLKSDLGRATE; encoded by the coding sequence ATGCGTAAGTCAGCATTCCTACTGCCCGCAATTGCGGTCATCGTGATCGGTGCCTTGTCGTCGGTCTTTATCGTGGACGAACGCCAGAAGGCGCTTGTGCTACAGTTTGGTCAGATCGTGAAGGTGCAGGAAGAGCCGGGTCTGGGTTTCAAAATCCCCCTGATCCAGGAGGTCGTGCGTTATGACGACCGTATTCTCAGTCGTGATCTGGAACCGCTTGAGGTGACACCATCAGACGACCGTCGTCTGGTCGTCGATGCCTTCGCCCGGTATCGGATCGCTGATGTTGAACAGTTCCGTCGCGCCGTGGGTGCCGGTGGGGAAGAGGCTGCGGCCCGTCGTCTGGACAGCATTCTACGTGCTGAAACGCGTGAGGTTCTGGGTTCGGTATCGTCCAACGACATCCTTTCGGTGGATCGTGCAGCATTGATGCTACGTATTCGTAACTCGGCCATTGCTGAGGCGCGTGCGCTGGGCTTGCAAGTGATCGACGTGCGCCTAAAGCGGACTGACCTGCCCATCGAAAACCTGAACGCCACCTATGAGCGTATGAAGGCGGAACGGGACCGGGAAGCCGCAGACGAACGCGCACGTGGTAACGAAGCCGCCCAGCTTATTCGGGCCCAAGCGGATCGTACCGTGATCGAACTGGTGTCCGAGGCCGAACGCGAAGGCCAGATCATTCAGGGTGAGGCCGATGCCCGCCGGAATGAGATTTTCGCAGAAGCCTTTGGCGCAGACCCGGAGTTCTTTGAATTCTACCGCTCCATGACCGCGTATCAGCGCTCCTTGCAGCCGGGCAATTCTACGATGGTGCTGTCACCCGACAATGACTTCTTCAACTTCCTGAAGTCCGATCTGGGGCGCGCGACCGAATAA
- a CDS encoding Do family serine endopeptidase → MVLAQVTFANAQERPATFADLAEQISPSVVNITTSTTVAGRTGPQGLVPEGSPFEDFFNDLDRGPGQGTRRSSALGSGFVISEDGFIVTNNHVIEGADEILIEFYPGGEPGVPAELIGTDPNTDIAVLKVDLDGLPFVEFGDSNATGARVGDWVMAMGNPLGQGFSVSAGIVSARNRALSGTYDDYIQTDAAINRGNSGGPLFNMDGDVIGVNTAILSPNGGSIGIGFAMSSAVVTNVVDQLIEFGETRRGWLGVRIQDVTPDMVDAIEGLDMARGALVTDVPPGPAENAGMLAGDVVLNFDGIEIEDTRELVRIVGNSPVGKEVPVAVLRDGDMEDLTVILGRRETSEAVAFPASSEEDAAPEQSEILGLTLSEITEELTDQFSLSVESGLVITGIDPESEAASKGLLEGDVITEAGQETVATVADLEERIEAATEAGRKSLLLLVRRGGDPRFVALVLEE, encoded by the coding sequence ATGGTACTCGCTCAGGTCACATTCGCAAACGCGCAGGAACGGCCCGCCACCTTTGCTGATCTGGCTGAACAGATCAGCCCATCTGTCGTGAACATCACCACCAGCACAACGGTCGCTGGCCGCACAGGGCCACAGGGCCTGGTGCCCGAAGGATCGCCCTTTGAAGACTTCTTCAACGATCTGGATCGCGGTCCGGGTCAAGGCACACGGCGCTCGTCGGCGCTGGGCTCTGGTTTTGTGATCTCTGAAGATGGGTTCATTGTCACCAACAACCACGTGATCGAAGGGGCCGATGAAATTCTGATCGAGTTCTACCCAGGCGGCGAACCGGGCGTACCGGCTGAGTTGATCGGCACAGACCCCAACACCGATATCGCGGTTTTGAAAGTTGATCTGGATGGCCTGCCATTCGTGGAATTTGGTGACAGTAACGCCACAGGTGCCCGCGTGGGTGACTGGGTGATGGCGATGGGTAACCCGCTGGGCCAGGGTTTCTCGGTTTCCGCCGGGATTGTGTCAGCGCGTAACCGGGCGCTGTCCGGTACCTATGATGACTACATCCAGACGGATGCGGCGATTAACCGTGGTAACTCTGGCGGTCCGCTCTTCAACATGGATGGCGACGTGATTGGCGTGAACACCGCAATCCTGTCGCCCAACGGCGGCTCTATCGGGATCGGCTTTGCGATGTCCTCGGCGGTTGTGACCAATGTGGTTGATCAGCTGATTGAGTTTGGCGAGACCCGCCGTGGCTGGTTGGGCGTGCGCATTCAGGATGTGACCCCCGATATGGTCGATGCGATTGAGGGTCTGGATATGGCCCGCGGTGCATTGGTCACAGACGTGCCGCCCGGACCCGCTGAAAATGCAGGGATGCTTGCGGGCGATGTTGTCCTGAATTTTGACGGGATCGAAATTGAAGACACACGCGAGCTGGTGCGCATCGTTGGCAACTCACCCGTCGGCAAAGAGGTGCCGGTGGCGGTGTTGCGCGATGGGGATATGGAAGACTTGACCGTCATTTTGGGACGGCGCGAAACATCCGAGGCTGTCGCCTTTCCAGCGTCCAGCGAAGAGGATGCGGCACCTGAGCAGTCCGAGATCCTTGGCCTAACGCTGTCCGAGATTACAGAAGAGTTGACGGATCAGTTTTCGCTGTCTGTTGAAAGCGGTCTGGTGATTACCGGGATTGACCCCGAATCCGAAGCTGCATCCAAAGGTTTGCTTGAAGGTGACGTGATCACTGAAGCCGGGCAGGAAACCGTGGCAACCGTGGCTGATCTGGAAGAGCGGATCGAAGCCGCCACCGAAGCCGGGCGTAAGTCGCTCTTGCTACTGGTGCGTCGCGGTGGCGATCCACGCTTTGTGGCGCTGGTGCTTGAAGAATAG
- a CDS encoding FG-GAP repeat domain-containing protein — translation MIRTLALVAVMATSACAETIVSADYGAPTDRYAHGVLGDAIEWGTLEITTDTGIRRLVLPQDRVFEDVAPRLADVDNDGSPEVVVVETLATEGAQLAIYDETGKIAATPHIGQTNRWLAPIGVADLDGDGLVEIAYIDRPHLAKTLRVWRFVDGALEPVADLPGLTNHRIGEADIGGGVRDCGQGPEMITASADWTQIMATTLTAGTLQTRSIGTHVDRSSFAKALACETLP, via the coding sequence TTGATCCGTACGCTTGCTTTGGTGGCTGTTATGGCCACCTCGGCCTGCGCCGAGACAATTGTTTCGGCGGATTACGGTGCGCCAACGGATCGCTACGCACATGGGGTTCTGGGTGACGCGATTGAGTGGGGCACGTTAGAGATCACAACAGATACAGGCATACGTCGCCTCGTACTGCCCCAAGACCGCGTATTCGAAGACGTCGCTCCCCGTCTTGCTGACGTTGACAACGATGGATCACCCGAAGTGGTCGTGGTTGAAACGCTCGCCACTGAAGGCGCACAATTGGCGATCTATGACGAAACTGGCAAGATTGCCGCGACCCCGCATATTGGCCAGACCAACCGTTGGCTTGCGCCTATCGGTGTGGCAGACCTCGACGGCGACGGCCTTGTGGAAATCGCCTATATTGACCGCCCACATCTGGCAAAAACCCTGCGCGTCTGGCGTTTTGTCGATGGGGCGTTAGAGCCCGTTGCGGATTTGCCCGGCCTGACCAATCATCGGATTGGAGAGGCTGATATCGGGGGTGGCGTCCGCGACTGCGGGCAGGGGCCTGAAATGATCACAGCCAGTGCGGATTGGACCCAAATCATGGCCACCACGCTTACGGCAGGTACGTTGCAAACCCGGTCCATCGGCACCCACGTTGACCGCAGTTCATTTGCCAAAGCTTTGGCCTGCGAAACGCTGCCTTAG
- a CDS encoding TAXI family TRAP transporter solute-binding subunit, with product MQYLSKAVLAASIAVAAPMAQAQEAEPASYILATASTGGTYYPVGVALSTLVKVKLEPRQKIGMSAISSAGSGENVRLIREGEAQFGILQGLFGYYAATGTGPVDEPQDHLRSVTMLWQNVEQFVVASDVATTGTIEDMVALKGEGMALGRQNSGTIGSNATIMSGFGIDIETDYELVFAGYGPSAEALQNGQVKGIGTPAGVPTGAVSQLMAAAGDGVTMLDFTDEQLAMADGDRGLWTRYVIEAGTYPGQTEDINTIAQPNFLATHADLPEENVYQITKTIYENLPFLQAIHPATKAMALEAAIAGLPVPLHPGAARFYQEQGIDIPERLIAN from the coding sequence ATGCAATATTTATCCAAAGCCGTTCTTGCGGCGAGCATTGCTGTCGCCGCACCAATGGCGCAAGCGCAAGAAGCCGAACCAGCCAGCTATATCCTTGCGACCGCATCCACCGGCGGCACGTACTATCCTGTCGGCGTGGCCCTTTCGACGCTGGTCAAGGTCAAGCTTGAGCCGCGTCAGAAGATCGGCATGTCGGCCATCAGCTCTGCCGGTTCTGGTGAAAACGTCCGCCTGATCCGCGAAGGCGAAGCGCAGTTCGGCATTCTTCAGGGCCTCTTTGGCTATTATGCGGCCACCGGCACAGGGCCCGTTGATGAGCCGCAGGACCACCTGCGTTCGGTCACCATGCTTTGGCAGAACGTCGAACAGTTTGTCGTGGCCTCTGACGTGGCCACCACCGGCACGATTGAGGACATGGTCGCGCTGAAGGGCGAAGGCATGGCCTTGGGCCGTCAGAACTCTGGTACGATCGGGTCAAACGCGACGATCATGTCCGGTTTTGGCATTGACATCGAAACCGACTATGAGCTGGTCTTCGCAGGCTATGGCCCATCCGCAGAAGCGTTGCAGAATGGTCAGGTCAAAGGGATCGGCACACCCGCGGGCGTCCCAACCGGTGCCGTCAGCCAATTGATGGCGGCGGCTGGTGACGGCGTCACGATGCTTGACTTCACGGATGAGCAGTTGGCGATGGCTGACGGTGATCGTGGTCTTTGGACCCGTTATGTGATCGAGGCTGGCACCTATCCGGGCCAGACGGAGGATATCAATACGATTGCACAGCCGAACTTTCTGGCCACACATGCTGATCTGCCCGAGGAAAACGTCTATCAGATCACCAAGACAATCTATGAAAACCTGCCATTCCTGCAAGCGATCCACCCGGCCACCAAGGCCATGGCGCTAGAGGCCGCAATTGCGGGTCTGCCCGTGCCGCTGCACCCCGGTGCGGCACGGTTCTATCAGGAACAAGGGATTGATATCCCGGAGCGTCTGATCGCGAACTAA
- a CDS encoding TRAP transporter permease — protein MLAFDLTLGVLVAAAAIYMPFAEQGIYDRGVKFSALDWVASVICIIGAIELTRRLTGWVIPCLIIIAISYVGWWGQLIGGVFSFPGLSWESIAFRSIFGDDAMFGTIARISSTFVFLFIIFGAFLLRSGAGDFVINIARAIAGRLVGGPGIVAVIASGLTGTISGSAVANTASTGVITIPLMKKAGFPSKFAGGVEAASSTGGQLMPPIMGAGAFVMASFTQIPMRPSSRSPPCLALLYFLSVVFFVRIEARRLGLQPMESDGETVGSAFKKGGASFVIPIGGLIAMLVSGFTPAYAAVFGILAVIASSWLTQNPMGPRAVFEALVMGTKGMIMTAVLLCAVGLVVNVIATAGIGNTFSLMIADWAGGNLLIAIVMVAIASLVLGMGLPVTAAYIVLATLSAPALAGMISDRFVIEALAAGTLGDAGNAVLMFGVPDPTVLAGPLTTEDATAIIRALPLEVAAPLRDLVVPQEVAVAAILSAHMIIFWLSQDSNVTPPVALAAFTAAAIAKAPAMATGFASWKLAKGLYIVPLIMAYTPFLSGDWGVMLVIFAFGVVGIYGLAGALQGCMEAPLNPIARIIVGLAGAACVWPAPIGVHIGGAAVVLALLALNARQLRQTAPA, from the coding sequence ATGTTGGCGTTTGACTTGACTTTAGGTGTGCTAGTGGCAGCTGCCGCGATCTATATGCCCTTTGCCGAACAGGGCATCTACGACCGCGGTGTCAAATTCTCGGCCCTTGATTGGGTGGCTTCCGTCATCTGTATCATTGGCGCGATTGAGTTGACGCGCCGCTTGACAGGCTGGGTGATTCCCTGCCTGATTATCATCGCGATTTCCTATGTTGGCTGGTGGGGCCAGTTGATTGGCGGCGTGTTTTCCTTTCCGGGGCTCAGTTGGGAATCCATCGCATTCCGTTCGATCTTTGGTGATGATGCGATGTTCGGCACGATTGCGCGGATTTCATCGACCTTCGTGTTCCTGTTTATCATCTTCGGTGCATTTCTGTTGCGCTCGGGCGCAGGGGATTTCGTCATCAATATCGCGCGCGCGATTGCGGGGCGTCTTGTTGGGGGGCCGGGCATTGTTGCGGTGATCGCCTCTGGCCTGACCGGCACCATTTCCGGCTCGGCTGTGGCGAACACCGCATCGACCGGCGTTATCACGATCCCGCTGATGAAAAAGGCAGGCTTTCCATCAAAATTTGCGGGTGGGGTTGAGGCGGCGTCTTCGACCGGTGGCCAATTGATGCCCCCCATCATGGGCGCGGGGGCCTTCGTGATGGCAAGTTTTACGCAGATTCCTATGAGACCATCGTCGCGGTCGCCGCCCTGCTTAGCCTTGCTCTACTTCCTGTCAGTCGTGTTCTTTGTTCGGATTGAGGCCCGCCGTTTAGGCCTGCAACCGATGGAGAGTGATGGCGAAACCGTTGGCTCCGCCTTCAAGAAGGGCGGTGCGAGTTTCGTCATTCCCATTGGTGGCTTAATTGCCATGCTTGTGTCAGGCTTTACGCCTGCTTATGCCGCAGTCTTTGGCATTCTGGCGGTAATTGCGTCCAGCTGGCTGACCCAGAACCCGATGGGGCCCCGCGCCGTGTTCGAGGCATTGGTGATGGGCACCAAAGGCATGATCATGACGGCGGTGTTGCTTTGCGCCGTAGGCCTTGTGGTCAACGTGATTGCGACCGCGGGGATCGGGAACACATTTAGTCTGATGATCGCCGACTGGGCTGGTGGCAACCTGTTGATTGCTATCGTCATGGTCGCAATTGCAAGCCTTGTGCTCGGCATGGGCCTACCAGTCACGGCAGCCTATATCGTGCTGGCCACACTGTCGGCCCCTGCCCTTGCGGGGATGATATCGGATCGCTTTGTGATTGAGGCTTTGGCTGCGGGCACTTTGGGCGACGCAGGCAATGCGGTGCTGATGTTCGGTGTGCCGGACCCAACCGTACTGGCTGGCCCGCTGACGACCGAAGACGCAACGGCAATTATTCGAGCCTTGCCGCTAGAGGTCGCCGCCCCCTTGCGTGATCTGGTTGTGCCACAAGAGGTCGCGGTCGCGGCCATTTTATCGGCGCATATGATCATCTTCTGGCTCAGCCAGGACAGCAACGTGACACCACCCGTCGCACTCGCAGCCTTTACCGCTGCAGCCATTGCCAAGGCCCCTGCGATGGCCACGGGCTTTGCCAGTTGGAAGCTGGCGAAGGGCCTCTATATCGTGCCGTTAATCATGGCCTATACGCCGTTCCTGTCGGGCGACTGGGGCGTGATGCTGGTGATCTTTGCCTTTGGCGTCGTAGGCATCTACGGGCTGGCGGGCGCGTTACAGGGATGCATGGAGGCGCCGCTGAACCCGATTGCCCGTATTATTGTTGGACTGGCCGGTGCCGCCTGTGTCTGGCCTGCGCCCATCGGTGTGCACATTGGCGGCGCGGCGGTGGTTCTTGCGCTACTGGCCCTAAATGCGCGACAATTGCGGCAGACTGCACCAGCCTAG
- a CDS encoding cyclic nucleotide-binding domain-containing protein → MFSQFLSPSVLIILAGGVQILGYLFINQTYLRLTMLCSTSLYILYYFHVADTPLWGAIVISTMTLVAILIGLAALYARNASWSVPEQHKDIYPLFDELMPGDFRKVMRLASRETLTADRIVTREGENPDVLIFVTKGTFHVQKGRTRFNVPGPTFIGEVAYLRGTPSAATTVLPVGTEVVIWPRATLARHTRTAPRLKLALDALISRDLANKVSFAVSPDAEHH, encoded by the coding sequence ATGTTTTCCCAGTTTCTGTCACCGTCTGTCCTAATCATACTGGCCGGGGGCGTGCAAATTCTGGGCTATCTTTTTATCAATCAAACATACCTGCGCCTCACGATGCTGTGCAGTACATCGCTCTATATCCTCTACTATTTTCACGTTGCTGACACGCCGCTGTGGGGTGCGATTGTGATTTCGACGATGACTTTGGTCGCGATCCTGATCGGTTTGGCGGCCTTATATGCCCGCAATGCCAGCTGGTCCGTTCCAGAGCAACATAAAGACATCTACCCCCTGTTTGACGAGTTGATGCCCGGTGATTTTCGCAAGGTGATGCGGTTGGCCAGCCGCGAAACCCTGACCGCAGATCGCATCGTCACCCGCGAAGGCGAAAACCCTGATGTTTTGATTTTTGTCACCAAGGGCACCTTTCACGTCCAAAAGGGCCGGACCCGGTTCAATGTCCCTGGTCCTACCTTCATTGGTGAGGTAGCCTATCTGCGCGGCACGCCCAGCGCCGCAACAACAGTACTGCCTGTAGGGACCGAGGTAGTGATCTGGCCGCGGGCCACTTTGGCCCGGCATACGCGGACAGCGCCGCGCCTCAAGCTGGCACTGGATGCGCTGATCTCGCGGGATTTGGCAAACAAGGTGTCATTCGCCGTTTCGCCCGATGCTGAACACCACTAG